A region of Anguilla rostrata isolate EN2019 chromosome 10, ASM1855537v3, whole genome shotgun sequence DNA encodes the following proteins:
- the LOC135264755 gene encoding chemerin-like receptor 1 isoform X2: protein MDSEDFFDYGNDYENYTYVNTTTMEEVVSHVNNSCLKEGSCVILLVVDIVIFLLGVCGNGVVIWIAGFKMKRSVNTTWYLSLAVSDFIFCACLPFTVVHLATSDWLFGLVMCKFASFVMFLNMFSSIFLLVLISVDRCVSVVFPVWSQNHRTARAASALVLLAWAASAVLSAPAAVVRDLKTQNGKTICFANYGHSDSHGHQAAVFSRFVCGFLIPFTVITVCYTVIFLKLTSNRMTKSSKPFKVMSALIVTFFICWLPYHTFTLLELDHHSHSLVALKTGLQAGTTLAFANSFLNPILYVFMGNDFKQKFKNCVFSKIENAIGEEGRTITRYLSRSSSMDTRASTHI from the coding sequence ATGGACTCAGAGGATTTTTTTGATTATGGGAATGATTATGAGAATTACACCTATGTGAACACTACTACGATGGAAGAGGTAGTTTCTCACGTAAACAACTCATGTTTGAAGGAGGGATCTTGCGTGATCCTCCTTGTGGTGGACATTGTCATCTTCCTGCTGGGGGTTTGTGGGAATGGAGTTGTCATCTGGATTGCGGGTTTCAAGATGAAAAGATCCGTCAACACCACCTGGTACCTGAGCCTGGCCGTCTCCGACTTCATATTCTGCGCCTGCCTGCCCTTCACCGTCGTGCACCTGGCCACGTCCGATTGGCTGTTTGGCCTGGTCATGTGCAAATTCGCCTCCTTCGTCATGTTCCTCAACATGTTCAGCAGCATCTTCCTGCTGGTGCTGATCAGCGTGGACCGCTGTGTGTCCGTGGTCTTCCCCGTCTGGTCGCAGAACCACCGGACCGCCCGGGCGGCGTCGGCGCTGGTGCTGCTCGCCTGGGCCGCCTCGGCCGTCCTGAGCGCGCCCGCAGCTGTCGTCCGCGACCTGAAGACGCAGAACGGGAAGACCATCTGCTTCGCCAACTACGGTCACAGTGACAGTCACGGCCACCAGGCCGCAGTCTTCAGTCGGTTCGTCTGCGGGTTTCTGATTCCCTTCACGGTCATCACCGTCTGCTACACCGTCATCTTCCTGAAGCTGACCAGCAACCGGATGACCAAGTCCTCCAAGCCGTTCAAGGTCATGTCCGCCCTCATCGTGACCTTCTTCATCTGCTGGCTGCCCTACCACACCTTCACCCTGCTGGAGCTGGACCACCACAGCCACAGCCTGGTGGCCCTGAAAACCGGGCTGCAGGCGGGCACCACCCTGGCCTTCGCCAACAGCTTCCTGAATCCCATCCTCTACGTGTTCATGGGCAACGACTTCAAGCAGAAGTTCAAGAACTGCGTCTTTTCGAAAATCGAGAACGCCATCGGCGAGGAGGGCCGGACGATCACCCGCTACCTCTCGCGGTCGAGTTCCATGGACACGAGAGCTTCCACCCACATCTGA
- the LOC135264757 gene encoding chemerin-like receptor 1, translating to MAQQFTTPYNYDYIVDITHTHGTINNITDTVPLDKQILSAFNIVIFLLGVCGNGVVIWISGFKMKRSVNTTWYLSLAISDFIFCASLPFTAVYLATSDWLFGLAMCKFTSFVMFLKMFSSIFLLVLISVDRCVSVVFPVWSQNHRTARAASALVLLAWAASAVLSVPSLIFRKLKWVIKTTCYNDYKEKEQAHLALAVRWFLCGFVVPFLVIAVCYVLIILKLRRNRMIKSSKPFKVMSALIVTFFICWLPYHVLILLEFEHKKYAPEVFDTAMPVCALVASANSFLNPLLYAFMGKDFKKVYRNCLLSKIDNALSDDAQTSSKRQSLTQESKVSTHV from the coding sequence ATGGCTCAACAGTTCACAACTCCTTACAATTATGATTATATCGTtgacattacacacactcatgggACAATTAATAACATAACAGACACGGTTCCACTGGACAAACAGATTCTCTCAGCCTTCAACATCGTCATCTTCCTGCTGGGGGTTTGTGGGAATGGAGTTGTCATCTGGATCTCGGGTTTCAAGATGAAAAGATCCGTCAACACCACCTGGTACCTGAGCCTGGCCATCTCCGACTTCATATTCTGCGCCAGCCTGCCCTTCACTGCCGTGTACCTGGCCACGTCCGATTGGCTGTTCGGCCTCGCCATGTGCAAGTTCACCTCCTTCGTCATGTTCCTCAAAATGTTCAGCAGCATCTTCCTGCTGGTGCTGATCAGCGTGGACCGATGCGTGTCCGTGGTCTTCCCCGTCTGGTCGCAGAACCACCGGACCGCCCGGGCGGCGTCGGCGCTGGTGCTGCTCGCCTGGGCCGCCTCGGCCGTCCTCAGCGTCCCCTCGCTGATTTTCCGCAAACTAAAATGGGTGATAAAAACGACGTGCTACAACGACTACAAGGAGAAAGAGCAGGCCCACCTGGCCCTCGCCGTGAGATGGTTCCTCTGCGGGTTCGTAGTGCCTTTTCTAGTCATCGCTGTCTGCTACGTCCTCATCATTTTGAAACTGAGAAGGAATCGGATGATCAAGTCCTCCAAACCGTTCAAGGTCATGTCCGCCCTCATCGTGACTTTCTTCATCTGCTGGCTGCCCTACCACGTACTTATCCTGCTAGAATTTGAGCACAAAAAATATGCCCCTGAAGTTTTCGATACTGCGATGCCGGTTTGTGCGCTTGTCGCCAGCGCAAACAGCTTCCTCAATCCTCTTCTGTACGCGTTTATGGGCAAAGACTTCAAGAAAGTTTACCGGAATTGTCTTCTGTCCAAGATCGACAACGCACTCAGCGACGATGCACAGACCTCGTCTAAGAGGCAGTCCCTCACTCAGGAGAGTAAAGTCTCCACTCACGTTTGA
- the LOC135264755 gene encoding chemerin-like receptor 1 isoform X1, with amino-acid sequence MRILNGTLSGDLTSRVQRQNNFTATMDSEDFFDYGNDYENYTYVNTTTMEEVVSHVNNSCLKEGSCVILLVVDIVIFLLGVCGNGVVIWIAGFKMKRSVNTTWYLSLAVSDFIFCACLPFTVVHLATSDWLFGLVMCKFASFVMFLNMFSSIFLLVLISVDRCVSVVFPVWSQNHRTARAASALVLLAWAASAVLSAPAAVVRDLKTQNGKTICFANYGHSDSHGHQAAVFSRFVCGFLIPFTVITVCYTVIFLKLTSNRMTKSSKPFKVMSALIVTFFICWLPYHTFTLLELDHHSHSLVALKTGLQAGTTLAFANSFLNPILYVFMGNDFKQKFKNCVFSKIENAIGEEGRTITRYLSRSSSMDTRASTHI; translated from the exons atgcGTATTCTCAATGGTACACTATCAGGAGATCTGACCAGCAG GGTACAGAGGCAAAATAACTTTACAGCCACAATGGACTCAGAGGATTTTTTTGATTATGGGAATGATTATGAGAATTACACCTATGTGAACACTACTACGATGGAAGAGGTAGTTTCTCACGTAAACAACTCATGTTTGAAGGAGGGATCTTGCGTGATCCTCCTTGTGGTGGACATTGTCATCTTCCTGCTGGGGGTTTGTGGGAATGGAGTTGTCATCTGGATTGCGGGTTTCAAGATGAAAAGATCCGTCAACACCACCTGGTACCTGAGCCTGGCCGTCTCCGACTTCATATTCTGCGCCTGCCTGCCCTTCACCGTCGTGCACCTGGCCACGTCCGATTGGCTGTTTGGCCTGGTCATGTGCAAATTCGCCTCCTTCGTCATGTTCCTCAACATGTTCAGCAGCATCTTCCTGCTGGTGCTGATCAGCGTGGACCGCTGTGTGTCCGTGGTCTTCCCCGTCTGGTCGCAGAACCACCGGACCGCCCGGGCGGCGTCGGCGCTGGTGCTGCTCGCCTGGGCCGCCTCGGCCGTCCTGAGCGCGCCCGCAGCTGTCGTCCGCGACCTGAAGACGCAGAACGGGAAGACCATCTGCTTCGCCAACTACGGTCACAGTGACAGTCACGGCCACCAGGCCGCAGTCTTCAGTCGGTTCGTCTGCGGGTTTCTGATTCCCTTCACGGTCATCACCGTCTGCTACACCGTCATCTTCCTGAAGCTGACCAGCAACCGGATGACCAAGTCCTCCAAGCCGTTCAAGGTCATGTCCGCCCTCATCGTGACCTTCTTCATCTGCTGGCTGCCCTACCACACCTTCACCCTGCTGGAGCTGGACCACCACAGCCACAGCCTGGTGGCCCTGAAAACCGGGCTGCAGGCGGGCACCACCCTGGCCTTCGCCAACAGCTTCCTGAATCCCATCCTCTACGTGTTCATGGGCAACGACTTCAAGCAGAAGTTCAAGAACTGCGTCTTTTCGAAAATCGAGAACGCCATCGGCGAGGAGGGCCGGACGATCACCCGCTACCTCTCGCGGTCGAGTTCCATGGACACGAGAGCTTCCACCCACATCTGA
- the LOC135264756 gene encoding chemerin-like receptor 2, which produces MLLNNTTIYDYDYIIATYDYNNKTTTDDYNKTTPDDNDDHVRGALVYMYVITYSLIILLGLPLHTHVICTIACKMERRTAATAWFLGLSVGDLIVILLLPFRIVSALEDFTWRFQGALCRACSYLAFLNMHSAALLLAFLAVVRSLSGGFCHRRAVPNAAVLASWFAGAVLSIPSLLYRGTEDTIRGTVCREKEAVAIAGLRFLSGWLFPFCVALVCSCLVSMKKKGFKIRNTQDYHVVRLMIAAFLLCWLPYHVLALLSAYRADVPEGLLRVGRPISTVLAFSSSCINPIIYMAVRRSVDMRWMQHAFSTRRGSGSPKAGEEKPDTAL; this is translated from the coding sequence atgttgctcaaCAACACTACCATTTACGATTACGACTACATCATTGCCACTTACgattacaacaacaaaactacCACTGACGATTACAACAAAACTACCCCTGACGATAACGACGATCATGTGAGAGGAGCTCTTGTGTACATGTACGTCATAACGTACTCCTTGATCATTCTGCTGGGTCTTCCGCTCCACACGCATGTGATCTGCACCATCGCCTGCAAGATGGAGAGGAGGACGGCGGCGACCGCCTGGTTCCTCGGGCTGTCCGTCGGGGACCTCAtcgtcatcctcctcctccccttccgcaTCGTCTCTGCCCTGGAAGACTTCACCTGGCGGTTCCAGGGCGCCCTGTGCAGGGCCTGCTCGTACCTGGCGTTCCTGAACATGCACTCCGCCGCCCTGCTGCTGGCCTTCCTGGCCGTGGTCCGGAGCCTGTCCGGTGGATTCTGCCACAGGCGCGCCGTGCCCAACGCCGCGGTCCTGGCATCCTGGTTCGCGGGGGCCGTCCTGAGCATCCCGTCGCTCCTGTACAGAGGCACGGAGGACACCATCCGCGGGACGGTGTGCCGCGAAAAGGAAGCCGTGGCGATAGCGGGCCTGCGTTTCCTGTCCGGCTGGCTGTTTCCCTTCTGCGTCGCGCTCGTCTGCTCCTGCCTGGTGTCCATGAAGAAGAAGGGCTTCAAGATCAGGAACACCCAAGACTACCACGTCGTCAGGCTCATGATCGCGGCGTTCCTCCTGTGCTGGCTGCCGTACCACGTCCTCGCGCTTCTGAGCGCCTACAGAGCGGACGTCCCCGAGGGTCTGCTCAGAGTCGGGCGGCCCATTAGCACGGTACTGGCATTCTCAAGCAGCTGCATCAATCCCATAATATACATGGCCGTGCGCAGGAGCGTGGACATGCGCTGGATGCAGCACGCCTTCTCCACCAGAAGAGGCAGCGGCAGCCCAAAGGCCGGCGAGGAAAAACCTGATACAGCTTTATAG